In Ostrinia nubilalis chromosome 6, ilOstNubi1.1, whole genome shotgun sequence, the genomic window GGGAATAGCGCTGGGGTACACGTTATTTGCCGTGCCTAATGCTAAAAAGGTAAGATCTCTACATTTCATTGCTCAatcttgatttaagttattaaagaATAGACAACCTTTTAATTTGTCCCTCAATCCTAATGAAGTAGAAGGGAGTATATCACAGCAGTAAGTATACAAGTGACTATTCAGACAaggtgtgatttatttattaggtgatgaaaggaaactaaaataaataataatttaactggagtccactttgatcaccccggtcatcttatccatgggtgatcaaaggacaccaaattgtcgcttggaatccactttgatcacctgggtgaaaaGAAGAGTAGGTAATCTTTCGAGTCTTTATATGCCATTCATGTAGGCAATTACTTAGCACTAgtgcaatgtatttttttaataaagtgcaCGTTGGTTTCCAGGTCGGTGAAGAACTAGGAAACTCATTGGTGAGACTGGCGAAGGCCGGATTAAACACGACTCAAATACATCTGGTGGGCCACTCGCTTGGGGCACACGTCATGGCGTACGCAGGCAAGCGCTCCAGGGAGCGAGGATATGTAGTTTCCAGGTATACTTTTGCCTACATTTTATGATGGACAGTATCAGATGTAAACCAGGGTTTGAATTTGGTGGGTTAACCCGGCCTGGTCGGCTTTTGCGGCTACAACTGGGCGGCCACCTCTTTCCTGGTGACCGAATCGTCTAATTTAGAGATCACCTCTGGTGATCTTGGTGATATCATATCACATCTTCAAAAATATCACAtcttgaagccacgatagccgaacggtgaaggggtcggacagGCCTAGTCGTAATCCGGAGAACGCGGGTTCggaccccgccgccgctcgactattgtggtgagctcactcgtgatacaagcatatttagcttagttagtgcgaggggctaacgggattattagtaatttttgtaataaaaaaatgctaataatctttaaaaaaatatctattgtCCAGGATAACCGGCCTGGACCCGGCGCGCGCGCTATTCGAGGGCTCATTCGCGCTGCAGAGCGGGCTAGACCGCACGTGCGCGCGCTTCGTGGACGTCGTGCACAGCGACCCCGGCGGCtacggcgccgccgccgccgccggcacCGTCGACTTCTGGCCCAACTACGTCGGCAGCGGCGGCACGCAGCCCGGCTGTCCGACCGGCGACTTCGAGATGTTTAGCGCGGAAGGTATTTTGTAAAAACCACAATCTAgatttcagtttttttgtcatccCATTCATTGAGAATTTTGCTAATAAGACCAAAAGTTCTATGGCAAGATGATAAATAAGCTGCCGAATAGGCAAGGAAGCCTGAGTCCAGGCTCAGTCTTCCAGCTTAATGTTCAAAGAGAAAGGGTGTGACGGATGATAGCATCTAATTTTGAAGTCAAAACAGGATGATTCCAGAACGGTGATGAGCGCAAATAGCATGAGTGACTCTAGTTCAATTAGCTGTCGGCCTAGCATCCAATTAGCTAGCTACTTTAACCAGATGGCTGCAAGGCTGCAACACACTTGAGAGTAGTTTTATATGGGCCTCAATAATGTTTCTCAATGCTCCTGCACATCATTTTAGACCTGTGCAGCCACGACCGCGCGTGGCGCTATTTCGTGGAGGCCATCGCGGCGCCCACGGCCTTCcctgccgccgccgctcccAGCCTGGAGGGCTGGCTCGCGAGGGATGGACAGACCTCCGACACCATCTACCTGGGCGACTTGACTAGCACACGGTGAGAATGTCGCTAAGGAGTCTGCAGACTTGTATACTCGCTGCTTCGTGGAGCCATTGCGGCATCCACATCGTTCCCCGTCGCCACCGCGCCCCGTTTAGAGGGCTGGTTAGCGAGGGACGGACAGACCTCTGACACTATCTACCTGGGCGACTTGACTAGCACACGGCGAGAATGTTGCTGAGATATCTAAAGGCTTGTGTACCTACTATGCTAATATAAAGCCATCGCGGCGCCCACGGCCTTCCCCGGCGCCACCGCGCCCCATCAAGAGGGCTGGCTAGCGAGAGACGGACAGACCTCCGACACCATCTACCTGGGCGACTTGACTAGCACACGGTGAGAATGTTGCTAAGGAGTCTGCAGACTTGTACACACGCAGCTTGGTGGAGCCATCGCGGCGCCCACGGCCTTccctgccgccgccgcgcccagcCTGGAGGGCTGGCTCGCGAGGGACGGGCAAACCTCCGACACCATCTACCTGGGCGACTTGACTAGCACACGGTGAGAATGTTGCTGAGATATCTAAAGGCTTGTGTACCTACTATGCTAATATTG contains:
- the LOC135072780 gene encoding uncharacterized protein LOC135072780, giving the protein MSLRSLQTCILAASWSHCGIHIVPRRHRAPFRGLLGGAIAAPTAFPAAAAPSLEGWLARDGQTSDTIYLGDLTSTRARGNYYLTTNPSPLFGRGPSGLRPDDNQARRRRASTLTRLLKYLR